From Homalodisca vitripennis isolate AUS2020 chromosome 1, UT_GWSS_2.1, whole genome shotgun sequence, the proteins below share one genomic window:
- the LOC124362630 gene encoding 39S ribosomal protein L55, mitochondrial — MFGAVIMRNLSSSSASITRIHRLKYLQHYPTTVVLPDGSSIIVRYPEPRKIITLPLDITALSESEAKIRLERRKPKTKVEIVEEERDTFSSKRYIKLMKKNKGK; from the exons ATGTTTGGTGCTGTTATCATGAGGAATCTAAGTTCCTCTTCAGCTAGTATTACCAGGATTCATCGTCTGAAGTACCTTCAGCACTATCCTACAACAGTTGTGTTGCCTGATGGTTCAAGTATCATAGTGCGCTATCCAGAACCTCGGAAAATAATAACT TTACCTTTAGACATAACGGCTCTAAGTGAATCTGAGGCAAAAATACGGTTGGAGAGAAGAAAACCCAAAACAAAAGTGGAAATAGTAGAAGAGGAAAGGGACACTTTCAGCAGTAAAAGATACATAAAGCTAATGaagaaaaacaaaggaaaataa